The Mailhella massiliensis DNA segment CGATGAGCACGCGGCTCAGGCTCCAGCCGATATGGCCGATGAGGCTCGTTCCGCTGATGTTGGCATGGAACAGACGCACGGCTTCCTTGACCACCGCCAGGGGAGAGGGAAGAAATTCCGCGCTCACATTGAGGGAGACAAGTTCCCACAGAAGAATAAAGATGCAGATGGACGCCACAGGCGCGACAACGGCCATTTTGCGCTTGGAAAGAGTCATGTGAGCCTCCTGGAGGAAGCGAAGCGGGCTTCGATTCTGGTCAGTATCCAGGACATGAGCGCGCCGAGGAAACCAATGGTGAGCATACCCACGATGATGATGTCGGGTCGGGCCAGTCTTCGTCCGAGCTGAATCATGTAGCCAAGACCCATGGAGGCCGCCAGCAGCTCCGCCGCCACCAGCGTCGTCCACGCCGCATTAAGGGAAAGCTTCATACCCGTGAAAATCATGGGAACGGCCGACGGAATGCCTATTTTTATGAATGTTTCCCAGTTGGAGGCTCCGTATATTTTCGCCACGCGGATAAGCACGGGATTCGTAAGACGGATCCCCGTATACGCGTTGATGACACAGGGGACGAAAGCCGCAAGGAAGATAATGAAGGCCTTGGCCGTGGTGCCGATGCCCAGCCACAGGATGGCGATGGGAATCCAGGCAATGGGAGGGATGGGACGTATGGCGTCAAACAGGGGGCGTACGGCCATGTTCACCCCGGGATACCACCCCATGAACAGCCCGAGCGGCACACCTATGATGACGGCGACGACAAAGCCGACAAGGGCAAGACTCAGACTGGCGGCGGCATGCTGATACAGAAGCGCACCGTCAGGATTGGGATTGGAGAACTTGTCGATGAAAAGCGCAACGACCTGGGAAGGGGGAACAAGCTGATAGGGACCGATGATTTCAAAACGGCAGATCAGTTCCCAAGCGAGAATGAACATCACGAAGCTAACGACGGAAATCCAGTTTTCTCTCGCGGCCGAGATAAAATAGTTAGCCTTTTCAATTTCCAGATTCAGCGCTTGGGTAGGGGCATTTTTACTGCGGTCTGAAGATTCCTGCATAAAAAAGACTCCTTACCTTGTCGGTAACGGGGACGTCGGGGCAGCGTGCGCTGCCCCGGCAGCTTTTTCGACCTCTTACTTTGCCGCGGCGGCTGCTCGCTTTTCCGCCAGCTTCTTCATGAACGAGGAATCGATGTTGAAGTTCGCATTGACGTAGGCATCGTATTCCTTCTGGCTGATACGTCCCTGTTCAAGCATGAAGTCAGCCACCCCGCGCAGCCAGGTGGGCAGCTTGTTCGGGTCTTCCAGTGCGGCGATCTGTTCGCTCACATTGAACAGATCACGATACTTGAATTCCTTCTCCACCATATCGCGGCTCAGTTCGAGGCCGCAGTAGTCATTGAAGTAGGACAGCAGAGGATCAACGCTTCCGGCAGGATTGTCGCGCATCATCTCAACACCGCGCATATAGACGTCGAGCCATTCCACCACGAGGTCGGGATGTTCTTCCGCAAATTCCTTGCGCACGCCGATGCCACCGGCAATGACGGCGTTGGCGGCCGTACCGGAAGACACCTTCTTCCAGCCTCTGGCTTCGGCCATGTAACTCTGGGGAGCCCACAGCATGATGATGTCGCCTTCACCGGCGTTGAACGCAGTCATGGCCTGGCCGAGTTCCATGTGAACGATGTTCACATCCTTGTCCGACAGGC contains these protein-coding regions:
- a CDS encoding ABC transporter permease, which gives rise to MQESSDRSKNAPTQALNLEIEKANYFISAARENWISVVSFVMFILAWELICRFEIIGPYQLVPPSQVVALFIDKFSNPNPDGALLYQHAAASLSLALVGFVVAVIIGVPLGLFMGWYPGVNMAVRPLFDAIRPIPPIAWIPIAILWLGIGTTAKAFIIFLAAFVPCVINAYTGIRLTNPVLIRVAKIYGASNWETFIKIGIPSAVPMIFTGMKLSLNAAWTTLVAAELLAASMGLGYMIQLGRRLARPDIIIVGMLTIGFLGALMSWILTRIEARFASSRRLT
- a CDS encoding ABC transporter substrate-binding protein, with protein sequence MKKRLFACLTAVCIGGALLLSSFATAEAKPVVRTSAQPCLHGMELWYAEQAGWLKDAPFSSEFLFFPSGGGQTEALAAAQWDCGAMGTVPTMMASMRYGYKLIGISNVESETNDLWVRPDSPLLKTKGANPQYPNIYGTADDWKGKKILGPTVTTAHYALSATLQALGLSDKDVNIVHMELGQAMTAFNAGEGDIIMLWAPQSYMAEARGWKKVSSGTAANAVIAGGIGVRKEFAEEHPDLVVEWLDVYMRGVEMMRDNPAGSVDPLLSYFNDYCGLELSRDMVEKEFKYRDLFNVSEQIAALEDPNKLPTWLRGVADFMLEQGRISQKEYDAYVNANFNIDSSFMKKLAEKRAAAAAK